In the genome of Perca fluviatilis chromosome 4, GENO_Pfluv_1.0, whole genome shotgun sequence, one region contains:
- the LOC120557676 gene encoding butyrophilin subfamily 2 member A1-like isoform X2: MELLLDLLCLCLLCLTGKRLCDENEPKYITMKEGTDVMLPCSLSTKENVESKVFDWRKVAQKDDGLKEVFMYEKGFHYNNGRPGQSEEFKGRVSHFEDELKHGNASIIIRNMKEADSGDYTCHFPRLHQMFHLKLVVDDGVLLQCEVRGAVPKPRVEWQDRDGNKLPAEDPQVSERGDRYHITLQTTVTKTGSCRCVVTQEETNRRTHAEIYVAIIDNNMSIWTYMDLYGAGTLAVLAVVFLLHENRNNKKK; this comes from the exons AGCCAAAATATATCACAATGAAAGAAGGGACAGATGTTATGTTACCCTGTTCTCTCAGCACCAAGGAGAACGTTGAGTCAAAAGTGTTTGACTGGAGGAAAGTTGCTCAGAAAGATGATGGTCTGAAGGAGGTGTTCATGTATGAAAAAGGCTTTCATTACAATAACGGTCGTCCAGGTCAGAGTGAAGAGTTCAAAGGTCGAGTCTCACATTTTGAAGATGAACTGAAACATGGCAACGCCTCCATAATCATCAGAAATATGAAGGAGGCTGACAGTGGAGACTACACCTGTCATTTCCCACGTCTTCATCAAATGTTCCACCTTAAGCTTGTTGTTG ATGATGGAGTGTTGCTGCAGTGTGAGGTTCGAGGTGCTGTTCCCAAACCTAGAGTAGAGTGGCAGGACAGAGATGGAAACAAACTTCCTGCTGAAGACCCACAGGTCTCTGAAAGAGGAGACAGATACCACATCACCCTCCAGACTACTGTGACCAAGACCGGCAGCTGTCGCTGTGTCGTCACACAGGAGGAAACCAACCGGAGGACTCATGCTGAGATTTATGTGGCTATTATTG ACAACAACATGAGCATATGGACCTATATGGACCTATATGGAGCTGGAACTCTTGCTGTACTtgcagttgtttttcttttacatgaaaatagaaataataaaaagaagtaA
- the LOC120557676 gene encoding butyrophilin subfamily 2 member A1-like isoform X1: MELLLDLLCLCLLCLTGKRLCDENEPKYITMKEGTDVMLPCSLSTKENVESKVFDWRKVAQKDDGLKEVFMYEKGFHYNNGRPGQSEEFKGRVSHFEDELKHGNASIIIRNMKEADSGDYTCHFPRLHQMFHLKLVVVAPEPDINIIDATDDGVLLQCEVRGAVPKPRVEWQDRDGNKLPAEDPQVSERGDRYHITLQTTVTKTGSCRCVVTQEETNRRTHAEIYVAIIDNNMSIWTYMDLYGAGTLAVLAVVFLLHENRNNKKK, encoded by the exons AGCCAAAATATATCACAATGAAAGAAGGGACAGATGTTATGTTACCCTGTTCTCTCAGCACCAAGGAGAACGTTGAGTCAAAAGTGTTTGACTGGAGGAAAGTTGCTCAGAAAGATGATGGTCTGAAGGAGGTGTTCATGTATGAAAAAGGCTTTCATTACAATAACGGTCGTCCAGGTCAGAGTGAAGAGTTCAAAGGTCGAGTCTCACATTTTGAAGATGAACTGAAACATGGCAACGCCTCCATAATCATCAGAAATATGAAGGAGGCTGACAGTGGAGACTACACCTGTCATTTCCCACGTCTTCATCAAATGTTCCACCTTAAGCTTGTTGTTG TTGCTCCAGAGCCAGATATCAACATTATTGATGCCACAGATGATGGAGTGTTGCTGCAGTGTGAGGTTCGAGGTGCTGTTCCCAAACCTAGAGTAGAGTGGCAGGACAGAGATGGAAACAAACTTCCTGCTGAAGACCCACAGGTCTCTGAAAGAGGAGACAGATACCACATCACCCTCCAGACTACTGTGACCAAGACCGGCAGCTGTCGCTGTGTCGTCACACAGGAGGAAACCAACCGGAGGACTCATGCTGAGATTTATGTGGCTATTATTG ACAACAACATGAGCATATGGACCTATATGGACCTATATGGAGCTGGAACTCTTGCTGTACTtgcagttgtttttcttttacatgaaaatagaaataataaaaagaagtaA